A stretch of DNA from Schizosaccharomyces osmophilus chromosome 2, complete sequence:
CCGGAACTTTCAGGTCGTTCTTTGGCTTTCTAGGAGACGTACTCTTACTTTTCTGTAATTTGAAATTCGACTTCGAGCTTTCTTTAGACAGTCTTTTAGATGAGGATGCTTTGAAGTATTTTCTATTCTCCAAGGGATCTGATAGTGTACCGTAGACATCGTCCTTTGCCAGAGCAATACGCCAAATTGGATGTCCTTTTCCATAAGCGATTTGAGCACAATCAGCTGAATCGAATTTGACATAAGCTACATCACTAGCTGAACTATGGCCTCTATAAACCCGTACATCCAGCTTTGATGGgataaaagcaaaatacGAAACTATGTCTTTCTCAGCAGTACTTTTCGTAATATCGCTGATAATAATTGTATGCGAAGTCACAGAAGGATCCGCTTTCTTCATGCTTGATATCGAGGTGAACGTTGGTTTTTGTTCCAAAGAGTTAGGCCATAAGTAATCATTAACAGAAGCATTAAATGTATTTGCTCCTACGgatttttcataaatggTTCCTATAGAAGAAGTCAGAGTCGGAGATCCTATTGAGAAATCCCCAGAGTAAGGGTTATCGCCATTGACTTCAGGAATCTTTATACAGGAAATTGAAGGAGAATCCGACAGGGATTCACTTTGACAAAATGAAGGGGTATCATCTCGATCAGcacatttttgtttcttttcagtgGATGACCAAATTGTAACTTGCTCATTACCTGACTCCGTACCAGATACTTGAGGACAGCATCTGCGTTTCGTAACCCTCTTTTGTGATACTGCTGTTTGAGGAGACTTCGGGCTCgttttggattttgttttagatTTTGCAGCAGGTTGCGTAAGAGGTTCATTAGCGTTCGAGTTAAAATCTGGGGAATATACTCCTccctttttcctttgttcccactctttttgttgaatttcttcaaaggtATAAGGTTGTAATAGGCCAGCTGCTATAAGgccttttttcttttgccaGTCTTTTAGAGCCATAGAGGCACCAGTGAGATTTTCCTCTGGCTCCCAAGTATTATCGCGTGAATCGTAACCAACCCATTTAATGTAGTACTCATTTTTACCAGATATATTAACGCGATCTGCGAGAATGCGCTCAACTTCATACACGTCTAGCTGTAcattccttttgcttttaggACGCTTTGtggattttttggaattagccatagaaatagaaaagatgTAATAATCCTGattaaaaatattaagtgatataaaataaatacggAGACAAAAACGTTTGAATGAATTCAATGATTATTCGTAAGGCATCCGGGATAAATGAGTgcaaatttattttcaatagAAACAAACTTGCTTTTATAAACGCGTCTTCATCGGCCTAATCCGATAGCTAGGGATTTTGTTAAGGATCTATGTCTTGGCACCAGGATTCGCTGAATGGGGTACCTAAAGAAAGCAGTGAGTGCTAAGGAGCACAAGGTAAAGTCGATATATGATACTCATGAATACATGAGCgttatttgtttcttctttcgtAATAGAGAGAAATCTCTTTCAGGTCGGTGTTGTTGAAGGAATGAAAGTGACACAATGAATCGTATGTACTGATGCAGTAGTTCTTTTCAGTACCTTGGAATTGTCTTCTAAATATAGGAAACCcttttgaaattacaaTGACAAGACTTTTACTTCAGAAGAGTAGACTCATTTGATTCCATAGCTACCCTGGGACATCCATTTAGCTTTTGAACTGATCAAGAATACTGACTGTAAACAAGACTTGGTACCcgccttttttaaaatcatGATGCTGGGAGTTTATGAGTCATAGGAAAAAACCTTGTATGTGTGAAATTGGCAACTACTCGTCTTTTTTGTCTATCTGTTTGATACAATCTTTTTGCACTATATGTAACTAATACCCTTTAAGGAAGTAGGCAGCAAAAGCACCGAGAGTACGttgagtttcttttttatttatacttCCTAACCATAAGACTTTTGGCATAAACTTTTATCTTGAAATTCGGTTGcaaatgtttgtttttctgcATCTTATAGTTCATATTCTCTTTAATACGATGCCTTTTGTATGATGGTTACCTGGTTGATGAATATCCTGTGTCAAAGGTAAAGCAAAACATGTAAAATGTATGTATTCCTCCACGTATGTAATCAAAAACTCTCAAACCATTAAGCTCAAGTTAGAAACCCTTCGAAAATAAATTTGCAACGTGCTTTGAATGTATCAAAAAGTTGTTGAgcaaaagttttgtttttatacAATCGAAACAACAATCGCATCAAATTCATATTCCAGTTAGCTTTTATTCATATAAGCTTACATTTTACTTACAGTATAATTACAAAACCaacgatttttttttgtctccATAGTACGCCTTGCCCATGagaattgtttgtttactatgaggatcttcaaaaatagTATAATACCCTATACTTCACTAAGTAACACTAACACACTATAAGGTATGCTTCACAAAAGTATTTAATGAGAActaaaatccttttttaattttggttttaaatTCGTTCCTATTCGCTATATGAACCAGCATAAAGGATTATTGTGGGTAACTGTCAATAATGGGTCCTTTAGGACTTGACTACAACAAACTACGATCTGCTAGAAACATTTACCGCTAATAAAGCGACGGAAacgaagagaaaaaagggtaggtgaagaagaaaagttgaagGGAAATTGGTTTGCTGACAATAGGAAAGTAGATACTGagtgaagaaaacgaaCGATGTGCCAAGAAGACGAATATGATTACTTGTTCAAAACTGTATTGATTGGTGACAGTGGAGTCGGTAAATCGAATCTTTTAATGCGTTTCACAAGAAATGAGTTTAATATCGAAAGCAAGAGTACCATTGGTGTGGAATTTGCTACTAGAAACATCGTATTAGACaacaagaaaatcaaagcCCAAATCTGGGATACAGCCGGTCAAGAACGCTACCGTGCAATTACGTCTGCATATTATCGTGGTGCCGTTGGTGCTCTCATTGTTTATGATATTACCAAGCAATCATCCTTTGATAACGTTGGCCGCTGGCTAAAGGAATTGCGTGAGCATGCTGACAGCAACATTGTTATTATGCTTgttggaaacaaaacagaTTTGCTCCATTTGCGTGCTGTTTCCACTGAAGAGGCTCAAACCTTTGCGGGTATGTATTCATTCAATTTCCAATTAGCGTCGTCAGCCCCGACGAACCGAAACTAGTTGGGCTACCACTgtttcattgtttttctttttttcgtttacTAATTTGTTAATAGCTGAAAACAATTTGTCATTTATAGAGACTTCCGCCATGGATGCCAGCAACGtagaagaagcttttcaaaCTGTCTTGACTGGTATGGGAATGATTgtaatctttttcttattcaaTACTAACATTGATTTTAGAAATCTTCAGAATTGTTTCGAATAGATCTCTCGAAAGTGGTGATGAAGGTGTTCATCCCATGGGTGGTCAAACTCTTAGTATCACTCCTACTATGAACGATAcgaacaagaagaaatcttCTTCTCAATGCTGTTAAGTTTTTTCCGGGACTCCTCGTTGCATCTAATTCGATTTGATTCCTTCTCTACCTACCTTCTTTCAAGGTTACTTTCACGTTTGCTCCTTATGATTTTTTAAGATGGTAAGTTGAGTACTCTTCCACTTTCATAGCACACCCTCTTATTCTATCCTCGTGTCACTTGCTTATGACAAAGAGGTTTATATAATTAGCCTAGTATGTTGAATTACACGAATACCGAAGACTTATCATGAAAGGTACCCTCTCACCTTTTTATACAGCATTCCCTCATTCCTGGCTTCTACAGTTTATCCAGCATTAGTGTGATataattcattttgtttaaagAGAAAGCAATAATTTGCAGCAGAAAATCACTAACGAAACGCTCGTAAAGTAGGGATTCTTTGACGATTAGCTAAAGTTCAACTAAAAGTACTATACATCGCTAACAGAGTATAAAAACGAATATGAATTACTATATcattatattatttataattcATCTGTTCAAAATACCAACTTCCACACAGTCTTACAATTTTAAATAGGAAAGTCAAACTTGCTAGCCCATTGACGAACTTGTTCTTTCAACTTGAATATTTCTGGATTTTGACTTCCGTCACCAACATAGCttttaaattctttgaGTTTGGTCTTACCATTATCCTTAGCTTGTTTGTTCAACTTGACAGTTAGGTGAACAACTTCGTCAATAAGGTCAACAATTCTTACAAAATCTTGTTCATTAAAGCCCCGTGTAGTACAAGCTGGAGTACCTATACGCAAACCATGGGGAATAAGTGCAGACTTGTCTCCAGGAACAGTGTTCTTATTAGCTGAGATATTGATCAACTCCAAAACACGCTCAACCCTAGCTCCGTCGATATCTTTGTTGGTCAAATCGACAAGAACTAAATGGGTTTCTGTACCACCGGAAACCAATTTGTAGccttttttgataaatgCATCTGCCATTGCTTTAGCATTCTTGAcaacattcttttgatattcaATAAACTCAGGAGTTTTTGCTTGACCTAAGGCTACAGCCAAAGCGGTAATTGTGTGATTATGAGGACCACCCTGGTGACCAGGAAAGActgaaaaattaattttgtCTTCCAATTCATAATAAACAGGGTTGCCTTTCTTGTCGTGTTTGCAAAGACCACGACGGAAGAAAATCATAGCTCCTCGAGGTCCACGAAGAGACTTATGGGTTGTGGTAGTAACAATATCGGCATATTCAAACGGAGAAGGAATGACACCGGCGGCAACAAGACCAGATATATGAGCCATATCACAAAGCAAATAAGCATTACACTCATCGGCAATTTCACGCATGCGTTTATAATCAATTAAACGTGAATACGCACTTGCACCTGCAACAATCACCTTGGGACGGAACTGCTTAGCAGATCTGCTCAAGCCGTCATAATCAATAATACCAGTTTCGGGATTCACACCATACGGCATAGTACAGAAATATGTGGAGACTGCGGAAATTGATTTCTGAGGTGTAGCAAATCCATGAGATAAGTGCCCTCCATGAGGCAAATCCAAACCCATCAAACGATCATGGGGTTTCATAACAGCTTGATAAGCTTGAAGGTTAGCAGGCGAACCTGAATGAGGTTGTACATTAACACCCCATAATTCCGGatttaaatgaaaagcttcaaGGGCACGCTTTTGACATAAAGACTCGGCCTGATCGATAATTTCATTACCTCCATAATATCTGGCTCCTGGGTAACCTTCACTATACTTATTTTGCATCACACTACCAAGGACGTCCATAACGGCCTTGGAAGTAAAGTTTTCACTGGCAATTAAACCTATCGACTCCTTTTGTCGTTTCTCTTCAAATTTTAAGATTTTGCCAACCTCAGGGTCATATTGAAAAACCGAAGATTGAAGAAGCTATTCTTGTTAGTAATTAGTTTTGCAGTATCGCCATGTGCTTTCGAAGCTGGGGTTGAAAGACAATTTTTTCACTAAAAATATCAAAGACTGCCAGACAGTCAATTATTTGAACAATTTGCatacctttttttgctcGCTTGGTAAAGCGTAAAAACGCTTGAAAACCAAACTGATTCCTGTTCTTCTAGGAATCTGTCGTGTCAATGCCATGGTGGTAAGTAATGAAAAATCTAGTAGCTGAAAGTAAAACAGAAACGAGAAGAGAATGTTTAAATTTGTCAATTATTGTACTGCTTTAATTGACATGAGTAAGCTTTATTATCTTTATTTCTCGCGAAAAATCATATCCGACTTATTTCACAGGTACAGCAAACCAATAAATTACACTTGCAATCTTTGCTCCTTCGTTCCCTCTTTTTAAGTAATTTGATCCTCTTAAAATTCACTCAGCGATGTTTCCCTACTTCATCTGTGATATGAGAAGCTTACATGTATTCTTAAAATTACCTTTGTAGCATTTATAAACACTTTTACTAAAAAGGAACTTCTTGATAATCCAAAACCATacaaattgaaatttacATCAAACTCTATATACACATTTATATAGTTTTTCATAGATCAAAACAAATCAGTAGTCGTCAACTCTTTGACGACATTTCGACTTTTGAATATTACAGCTTGCTCCTTGTTTGATCCAAATATTAACGAccaaaataaatgaataaGTTAACCTTCATCAACCAAAAAGGCTGAAATTTTTCGTTCAACGGCATGATTACCATGACTCATTGGAGACAACCTCATTATCTCTGCCAACAGCTGTAATTTCAGCCAAATCCTCTCTCTCTTCCAATTGAACTCTGCCACTTCCGGAGGCAATACGATCGCGCTCACCAGCTGCCAATTTAAATGCAACACGACGAGTGTAATCACTAAAGCTTCTAGCACGATTTCCTTCCAAAGTTTCCATATACTTGTTAATAATTGAGTCATCATCAACAAGTTTAAACATTGCTAAGAATGCGGCTTCTGAAGCAAGTTTAATAGGAATAGTAATAGCACGAATACAACTGAAAACAGCAGGGGCAAGGACATTGAGATGAGGTCTAACAATatcatatttttctttagacAAGATCCGAATAATTACCAAAGATAGACGCTTCGCATCTTGAGAACCAGATGGACTCACCTCAATGCTAACTCTCAAAGCTTCAAATAAAGTCTTAGACTCATTAAAGTTTTGAGGAATATCTGCAAGAAGGGCTTTACCGGCAGCCAAAACGGCGTTCTCCGTAATATAGGTTTCTGTCTGCTGACATGCATCCGATATGGCTTGACAGACACTTTCGCTCAAGCCCAAGTCAATAATCTTCTTCGAACCATACTTGATAACTGCATTGAGTACCAATATTGAGTACTCGTCCAAAGCTTCAACACTGAAAACCTTAGTGTCAAGCAGTTGTCTAGCACGAGTGTCCGTAAGTTGATTAAACAAAGCCCCGTACATTTTGGCACATATGATCATATATTCATTTGTTTCAGAGGAGAGTTCTCGTAGCAATTGATCCACAGAATCAGCAGAAGCTTCATTCATGTTTTGACCAGACTTGGAAACCACTGCAAATAATGCATTCAACATAGCCTTGCGTACGCCAGCATCAGGGGTACGAGCACCTGATACCAATTCTGTAACAATAGGAGCGAGACGAGTTTGCAAGGTAATAAGAGTACCCAACGCTGTAGCTGCCCTACTGCGAATAACTTCACTCGAAGGATCACCCAAACACTTAGCAAACGTACGTTGTAATTGAGGCAAAAAGGGACGTAAAAATGTAGGAATTTTAGAGAGGATAATATTGAGAGTATACAAAATCGCACTCTTGACTTCAACTGGGAATCTTTCACCAATGATACGAATCAACGGACCAGTAATCTGTGTGACATAAGGGCGAAGTTTATTGGACTCAGTACGTGTTACTATATCTGCAACACCTAGAGCAGATTGTTCACGCTGCTCATTTGTACCATGCATCAAACCGTGTAGGAAGATTGGCAAAACTGAGCTAATACCTTGAGGAAGTTCAAACGCAGGCAATGTGGTATCATGTACACCAACATCGTGTAGCGATTTGTATGTAATACTAATCACTGATTCAATCCTGTCTTTACGCATTGAAGATGTTAGAGCGTTCTGAGCAGCAACAGCAGCTGCAATAACCTCGCTGCTCCTGTCTTCAAACAATCTAACAAGGTGACTAATCCAATCAGGTACAAAACGGAAATAGTCAAGTTTTGagttttgaaagaatgtAAGCATGTGCTTGGCGGCAAACAAACGTTTCTTGTAATCTTCATTCTCAGTAAACGAGTAAAGATGAGCCATAAGCACTGTGAGTCCTTCTTGATCTTTAATAGATAATATGATGGTGTCAACTGATTCTTCTAAGCTTTGCAAAGTATCATCCTTTGCAACGAGTATTGATTCCATAAGAGCATTAAGAATCGACGGCAATCTTCTGTTTAATGTAGAACCTGCTGCTTGCGCAAGGGAAGCTAAAGCCCGAGCATTGAATGCAGTGATAGGTTGCTTAATGAGAGTGGGAATAAGGACAGGGAAAATCGAAGTGGACCGACGAGcaataatttctttcagTGCGGACAAAGCATATTCGGATTTATCATCTGATTCAAGCAGTTTAAGCAATTCAGGCAGAACTTCATCTACCGCCCGATCACCTACTACTGTTTGAAGAGTATCAAACGCTTCAGCTGCAGCTTCTCTTACTTCCAAATCTGAGTCCATGAGTGCTTCACGTACAGAATAAACGAATTGGCCACTGTAAATTACAAGCTGATCCTGAGAAGTACTGGAGATCAATTCTTGTAAGGCAATGCAAACACCAATTCTATTTTGTCTGTCAGAAGACTCTAAGCCGTCCTTCAGTGAAGGAAGAAGTTGAGACAAAACATCAAATCCAGCCTTCTTAGATAAATCACCTAAGCTCTTGACACACATAGCACGTCGATCATTTCCAGTGCTGTTCAAGTTGCCGATAATAAGAGTTGTCAACGTAGATATGATGTCTCTAACAGTTCGGGGAGTATTTACAACAatattcttccaaatcTGTTGAGCATGAGTCCTAACCGCAGCAGCAATATCTTGACGGAGAATATAAAGTGAGGACAACACACGGTCATGGCGCTCAGAACCAATAGTCTCCAACAAGGCTTTACGGTTAACATCAGTGCGAGCTCCTTCTTCGCTTTCGTCAGTTTCTTCTTGCAAGGTCTTCTTGTTAATACCAGCAAGTTTATAGATGAGGTCCCCAACAAGTTGTACTGAAGACAATCTGATGCGCCAATTATCATCAAATAAGCCTTTCTCAAGTTCAGGAAGAAGCAAATCGACAGCACGGGTGGCATAATTATTAACAATCATCTTAGCAGCTCGTAATGAAGCGGTCTGAACAAGTTCAGATTCATCAGCTAAGCCAGAAAGAATAGGTGGAATTGCACGAGCAAGGTATGGTTGGAAACGAGCTCCAAACGTAGCTGGCAAATAGATAAGAAGAGAAATAAAGCTTTCTCTGATATAGGCAGTAGGACTTGAAGTATTTTGTAAGATTTCGGGCAAAACATCTTCAAGGCGTGTCAAGCCCAAACCAGAGAGAACCTCAGACAAACCTTGAGCAGCACCTTGTCTATCAACTTCACTACATTCACTTCGAAGGACATTGAACAATTCAGGAATAAGGGTTGGGAACTTAGTTTCACCCAATTTCTCCATCAATGAACCTAAAGCCTTAGCTGCAGTTGCACGAGTATCAGGAACAGGGTCAATAAGCACTTCCCGTAGTCTGGGCATTAAGGGGTCTAAATAAATTGCAAGATTTTCAGGCTCAGTTAAGCTTGCCATCAATCCAAAGATCTTAGCAGACTGCCGTTTAGTAGATGCATTGCGTTCCCTCATACCATACTGAATAATGGGTATGACCAAAGCCAATGAAGGAGAATCCAAATAATGAACGAAAGCAGTCTTAAGAATGGCAGATAATGCATCATCAGTATAACGTGTGCAATCACTCAAAGCATTGAGAAGAACAGGTACAAGGTTTTGGATTTCAGGATTTGATATGACTTCACCAAAACGCAACAAACTGTTATTCGCTGTATTGCGAACCTGAGAATGTGAATCAGTCAAAACCTCTGTCAACTTAGGAACAATAGTAGGTAAAGACACCGAAAGCTGTTTGGGTGCCATGTAGGACATCAAGCCAAGAATCTCAACAGAAGCACGCTTAGAGCGCCAGTTGTAATCATTCAAACCTTCCAATAAGCTAGGAAGCAATAGCTTAACTCCATAGGCGCTAAGTTGACTCATTATATGTTTTACGGCTTCCAAAGTAGCTTCTCTAACTTCATTTGCACTGTCACCAAACGAAGAAAGCAATAAAGGGAGTAAATCGGGCAAGTATGGCTCGAAATAGATACCTAACGTACGCGAAAAAGCTTCCACACAAAACAGAGCACCTTGTCTAATTGCTGGATTTTGTCTGTTCGTCATTGATTCGCGTAATTGGTCCATAATATCGAAATCCttaaaagcttttataCCCAAACCCTTAATCAAACCAGCTAGACCGTAAGctgttccttttctctCTGCAAAAGATGAAGCATTCATTAAGCTGTTTGCTAAATGATCATAATATTCCTTTGCTTTAGGAAGTAACTTTTTGATCAATGGTGATATACATGAAGCGACTGCTAATTGCACACTTTCACTAGGTGTGGATAAGGCGGAAATTAAATTTTCCAGGACCACAATTAATCGCTGATCATTCTCTTGCAAATGTTGGGCAACAGTTCCAAAAAGTACCACAGTTGCCTCACGTAATCTATCATTGGCCTCAGTTGGTAAAGTATCAACGTTGAGTTTAGTTTCGAACAACTCCATCAGAGCCTCCACTTGATAGGAACCAAAAGCAATGATAGATTGTTTACCAGCTTCCAACATGTTGGAAGCTACGATAAATGAACTATCAGTAACGGGGATCTGAGCATCTGACTGAACGGAGGATAGCAAAAATTCCAAACATGGTACTAATAAATTCGAAGAAACATACTGCGAAATATGCACGAATACTATACTGACACCTTCTCTGGTAACAATACCTAAATCCCGGCCGAtagtttctttctttattatacCGTACTCATCATATTCGGGAGGTGAAGGTAAAGCGTTCTTGTTATACATTTCcatcaatttttttggtagaaCGCTTGAGAAATCTTCAAACTCATCAATCAAGTCAACGAATGATTTTCCTACAAGAGTGTGAAGGTAGTTGGATTTAACATTAAGCAAAGGTAAAAGTTCGGAATAAGAGTCTTCATTCGCATCCAATCCATTCTGCGTCGAAATCTGGTGAGCAGCGGCAGCATTAGATTCGTTTTCGTCGTAAAGCTCCAAGAAAATTTCCTTAATGAAGCTAAATTGCGTTAAGTCCAAAACTTGCAAAGACTGCAAAACGGCAGATCGTACAGAACTTTCGTTGTGACAAGTATGTTCCAAAAGAGTATTTAATTCGCTATCAGTGTAAGACGTATTTATACCTTGTACAAGAGAAAGCAATGAGTTCTTTACGTCCTGATAATGAGCGGGAACAGTTTCAAGCAAATGTAAAAGTGctctcaaaaaaattgcCCTCATTCCCCTCAAGGAGGAAGAATAAGGTGCTTGAAATCCCAACATCTCAATTGCTAACAACAAACGCTCAGTTGATTTTTCGTCATCCTTAGTTGCGTTTTCATAGCAAAGCTTATTGATTAACGGGAAAATGCAAGAGAACGTTTCAGGCTCAAAATATGCTTGTTCGGTAGCAAAACGTACCttataaaggaaagaatCAACGACATCTTCGTTTACATTAGAACTAGTGTTTAGAGAATTAAGAAGGGTTAAAGCTAATGAATCAGAATATGCAGATTCTCCCAAGCGAGATGGAAGACCAGAGGCAGTTACAACCAACTTGAAGACTTCTAAAGCCAAATTTCCAGTAAATGGTGTACTCGATTGCAAAATTTTACCAAAGATCAGCACATCAACAGCTTCCTCAATCCATAATCCAGGAAACAACTGAACAGCCATTCCCATGCTCTGAATAATCTCAAGACCACGTTCAAGAGATGCAACAAGGTTATTCACAGACTGCCTGATTCTAGattccttttcaagttGAGAATCCACCAATGCTTGCTGATCTTTATTCAGCTTCATAGGTTTCCTCTCAGCCTGCTTAGCTCGAACTTCGGCTTCCCAACGCTTAGTTTCGTAATCCTTCGTATTCTTGTcgattttgtttgatttcttttctaaaacgTTATCCCAAAGAACTCCATTAGGCGTCTTCCAGATTTCATATTCCATATCTGAGACATTTGTCAATTTTAGATTAACAAGCTGATCACGGAAAAGGCTGACGAAAAAAGGAGTGGCAGTCTCTGGAGCaacgaaaagaatcatcgaaatagaagaaatcattgctttttccttttcagaCCTGACATTAGTAGATAATGTAGTTTCAATATAGTTCACAATATCGTGAACCCGTTCAGTGACAAGCGTGGCAGGATCTCTATGTGAAAGTTGGCATAATTGAATCCAATCAAACTGATCAACGtaagcaaaagaaaggaataaTAGCTCAATCAGATAACAGTCATAATCAACAAGTTCTTTTGAACCTACGTTAGAGACGTCAGAAGAAATTGCTAAGAGAATTGATTTCAATAGCTGAATCAACTTTTTATTAGAATTCTCATCAAACTTCTCGTCCTTTTTAGCGGATTCAGCTTGGTAATGCAAATTCCATAACTGAGAGCAAATGGTTTTGCGCAAACCAGGATTGACTAGTACTGCGGTCCTCAATGCTTCAAAAGCAACTCTGCTGGTCTGGTTGCCTGAGAAGTTAAATAGATTAATTAGTGATTGAAACCATGAAGATGCTAAGTCGTCAGTTAGGTCCTTATCATAAGCGCTAGCAAAAGTACAGAGACCACGAATCCACCATAACTTTGCTTGATCAGTGGTTAGTTTATTCGTAATTTtgcttgaaaaaagaatacttTCTCCATTTGTGGAACCGACAAGTCCATTAAGCAAGGTCTGCAAATCGCCGGCAAATTTAAGTTTGGTAATGTCCTCATCAGTTTGCTTCTTGTTCATTAAACATAAATAGACGACGGGAGCCAAAATGCTTCCATTCTGTAAGGCAATAGTAGAATTGCTCAAGGCCGCTTGGCttgatttatttaaatGCTCAAGGTAAAAATTAGTAAGTTCCAACTGAGAGGATTTGTTGGCTTGCAAATCCCAAACCAAATCAGCCAAAACTAAAATCCAATGCTGACGTTCGTATGCAGCTGGCTTATCTAATGatttagaaagaaaatcgTAAACGCTTTTATCCAAAGAACTATTTGACAATAGAAGTGATTTGATATTCCTTATAACCACGGCTGCTAAGTGATAGAAACTGCTTTCTTGAACCTTCATGAACAAAGGCAAGACTTCCTTAAGTAAAGAAGCAGAATCTACTTCTTCGACAGAAAGATGAGAAAGGCACTC
This window harbors:
- the ypt3 gene encoding Rab11 family GTPase Ypt3, whose product is MCQEDEYDYLFKTVLIGDSGVGKSNLLMRFTRNEFNIESKSTIGVEFATRNIVLDNKKIKAQIWDTAGQERYRAITSAYYRGAVGALIVYDITKQSSFDNVGRWLKELREHADSNIVIMLVGNKTDLLHLRAVSTEEAQTFAAENNLSFIETSAMDASNVEEAFQTVLTEIFRIVSNRSLESGDEGVHPMGGQTLSITPTMNDTNKKKSSSQCC
- a CDS encoding chromodomain protein Chp1; protein product: MANSKKSTKRPKSKRNVQLDVYEVERILADRVNISGKNEYYIKWVGYDSRDNTWEPEENLTGASMALKDWQKKKGLIAAGLLQPYTFEEIQQKEWEQRKKGGVYSPDFNSNANEPLTQPAAKSKTKSKTSPKSPQTAVSQKRVTKRRCCPQVSGTESGNEQVTIWSSTEKKQKCADRDDTPSFCQSESLSDSPSISCIKIPEVNGDNPYSGDFSIGSPTLTSSIGTIYEKSVGANTFNASVNDYLWPNSLEQKPTFTSISSMKKADPSVTSHTIIISDITKSTAEKDIVSYFAFIPSKLDVRVYRGHSSASDVAYVKFDSADCAQIAYGKGHPIWRIALAKDDVYGTLSDPLENRKYFKASSSKRLSKESSKSNFKLQKSKSTSPRKPKNDLKVPGSRWTTVNNVWQEMPKTDALAE
- the shm2 gene encoding serine hydroxymethyltransferase Shm2; this encodes MALTRQIPRRTGISLVFKRFYALPSEQKKLLQSSVFQYDPEVGKILKFEEKRQKESIGLIASENFTSKAVMDVLGSVMQNKYSEGYPGARYYGGNEIIDQAESLCQKRALEAFHLNPELWGVNVQPHSGSPANLQAYQAVMKPHDRLMGLDLPHGGHLSHGFATPQKSISAVSTYFCTMPYGVNPETGIIDYDGLSRSAKQFRPKVIVAGASAYSRLIDYKRMREIADECNAYLLCDMAHISGLVAAGVIPSPFEYADIVTTTTHKSLRGPRGAMIFFRRGLCKHDKKGNPVYYELEDKINFSVFPGHQGGPHNHTITALAVALGQAKTPEFIEYQKNVVKNAKAMADAFIKKGYKLVSGGTETHLVLVDLTNKDIDGARVERVLELINISANKNTVPGDKSALIPHGLRIGTPACTTRGFNEQDFVRIVDLIDEVVHLTVKLNKQAKDNGKTKLKEFKSYVGDGSQNPEIFKLKEQVRQWASKFDFPI